In Desulfoferula mesophila, the genomic window GTCCTTTGCCTACAGCGGTTTCAACGCCGCCGCCTATCTGGGCGGTGAGATCAAAAACCCCCAGCGCAGCCTGCCCCGGGCCTTGCTCCTGGGCACCAGCCTGGTGGTGGTGCTCTACCTGCTCATCAACCTGGCTTATTTGTCCGCCGTGCCCTTGCAACAGATGGCCGGGGTCAAGGAGGTGGGAGCCCTCACCGCCCAGGCCCTGCTGGGTCCCTTGGGCGGGCGGGTGTTCAGCCTGCTGGTGGCTCTGTGCCTGCTCTCCAGCCTGGGGGCCATGACCCTCACCGGCCCGCGCGTCTACTACGCCATGGCCCGGGACGGGGTGTTTTTCCAGGCCCTGGGTCGGGTGCGTCCCTCGTCCGGGGTGCCGGCCAACTCGGTTTGGCTGCAAGCGGCCATCGCCGCCTTTCTGGTGCTCACGGCCTCCTTTGAGGCGTTGCTTTTCTATATCGGTTTCACCCTGTCGCTTTTCGCGGCCCTCAGCGTGGTCGGCCTTTTGGTGCTGCGCCGCCGCCTGGGTCCGCCGGACACCTTCCGGGTTCCCCTCTACCCCTGGGTGCCGCTTTTGTTCATCGGATCCAACGCCTGGATCATTGTTTTCTCCCTGGCCGGAGACCCCTGGCGGGCCCTGCCGGGAGGGGTCACCCTGGCGGCCGGCGCGGTCTTGTACCTGGTTTTCCGCCGCCGCGGCCGGGGGGAGAGGGAAAGGGGCTAACCCTTGCCAATTGAAGTAGCGGGTGCTTTGTGCGCGGCGGCCTTTGTCTGCGCCCTGGCCGGGTTCTGCCTGGCCGCGCTGGCCGGGGCCCTGGAATGGCGGCGTGTGGCCGTGGCCGCCGGCGGGGCGGGCCTGGCCGGTTGCCTGTTGGGCCTGGTCGTGGTGTCCTTGTCCACGGGCCGCATCGCCTTTTACGGCCCCTTCGAGACCCTCATGGTGGTGGGGCTGTGGCTGGGGCTCTTGGCCATGTGGGACGCGCTGGGCGGGCGTCTGGCCGTGGCCGCCTGGAGCTGGGGCCTGGGCGCGGCATTTCTGTTGTGGCTGTTCGCCGCGCCGCTCAAGGCGTCGCCCATAACCCTTATCCCCGGCTATGTGTGGATGCCCATGTTCTTCGAGCTGCGTCTGGCCGCCCAGGCCCTGCTGCTCTACGCGGCGGCCTGCCATCTGGCCGCTTGGCGCGGCGGGGGACAAGGCGCGCCGCTGCGCGGGCGTTTGGCCCTGCTCGGCGGATGGGGCGCCTTCATGGCCGGTGAGCTGGTGGGGGCCTGGTGGAGCTATGGCTGGCTGGGCGACTTCTGGCAGTGGAACGCGGGCTTTCTTTCCTCCACCGCCCTGCTGCTGCTCATGGGTCTGGGTTTGCATCTGCCCCCTCGTTGGGCCGCGCGGCCCTGGTTGCGCCTCATAGTGGGGGCCGCCCCTGGGGTGGCCCTCAACCTGGTGGTGCTCAACCACCAAATAAATAATAAAAAAATAAACAAATAAAGCAACTTGAAACGGTGTGCGGTTTACTGGGAAGCGTAGGGGAAGCAAAAGGATCAGTTTCGGACTGTTTTGCGCCCTGGGATTGTTGGCGCAACCGCGTCCCTAGAAATACGAATCCACTTAAAGAGAATTTGGCATGATCGGCCAGAGCGGGGCTTGGGTGTGGAACAGGCTTTGGAGTGTTGGGCCCAGGCGGTCTATTTTTTGGGTATGAATATCTGGGGCGGCTTGGTGGTGTTGCCCGTGGCCCCGGGGAAGTTGGGCGCCACGTAGGCCTTCTTGTTATCCTTGATGAGGCGGTCGGCCTCCTCGTGGAACTTGACGAAGCGCTTCTTGCACTCGTAGAAGCCGTGCCACCAGGAATAGTCCGGGGCCATCATGGCCGCGCCCATGCGGGCCCGGCGGCCCTCGTGGTGCCACAGCTCATAGAACTCGTTCCACAGGGGAGACTTGAAGAAGGCGTCCTTGGGCATCAGGCCCTTGGCATACAGCTCGTCCAGCTTGGCCTTGGTGGGCTTTAAATAGACCTCGTTGTAGTCCTGGATCACCCCGTCCATCTGGGCGTAGTGGCTCTTGACCCACTCCTCGCTGTGGCACTGCTGGCAAACCGCTTGCATCTTGGCCCGTTCCTCTTGCCAGGAGCTTTTGGCGGGCCAAGGCTTGAAGTCCTGGGGCCGGATGGTCAGGGGGGCTTGCAGCTCCCAGGATAGGCGCTCGGTCACGTCGTGGGTGGTGAGCACCTTGCCCGAGCCGCTCATGTGGCAGGCGGCGCAGGTGGGGGTGCGGTAGTCCACGCCCGGCGTCCAGGTGCCCGGCGCGGCGGCGAAGTTCCACTTGGCCCCTTCGGAGTGATAGATGGCCCCGTGCTTGGACTCGTTCCATATCTCGATCTGGGGATGGTCCGGGCCCAGGTGGCACTGGCCGCAGGTGTCGGGCTTGCGGGCTTCGGCCACCGAGAAGCGGTGCCGGGTGTGGCAGGCGGCGCAGGAGCCCTTGGAGCCGTCCAGGTTGAGCCGCCCCACGCCCACGTTGGGCCAGGTCATGGGATCGAGCCTGCCGTTCTTGTCCTGCTTGAGCACCGTGCCGTGGCAGTGGAAACAGCCGTTGACCCGCTCCAGGCCGCTGTTGAGGCCGAAGTTGAGCCAGGGGTCGATGGTCCAGATTATCTGCAAGGTGTTGGCGTGCTTGCTCACCGAATACTGCTTGGCCTCATCGGGGTGGCAGCGGGAGCAATCCTTGGGGCTGACCACGCCCGAGATGGGGGTCATGTACTCGCTTTTGGACCAGGGGTTGTCGCCTTTTTGGAACACCTTGGCGTGGCTGCGATCTAAGTCCGGGTCATCGCTCCCGGCTTGGTGGCAATGCAGGCAACTCACCTTGGCTGCAGCGTGGCGACTACGCATCCAGTCGGCATAGATTCCAGGTGTCGCCTTTTTATGGCACTCGACGCAGGCCCGAGCTATTTCAGGACGAAAGGGCTGGGCTGCGTTGGCCAGAGGCGGCCCCCAGTTCCACCAAGCTAGGCAGAGGAGCACTCCCAGCATTAGCCCCAGAACCACGTAGGCCAGCACCACCAGCATCCTGGCTGTGGGACCGAGGTCCTCGCTTGCCTCCTTTGCGGTCTCCACCGGCCCTAACTTGGGTAGGCGCTCCAGCACCTCGGGGCCGTGGGGTGCAGCCTCCAGGGCGGCTGTGAGGTCCCGGCCCGCCTGGTGGCGGCGCATATGTTCACCCTTGGTCCACAGCTTGCTTTGCGAAACATCATAGCCTTGGCCCTGATAGACGACATAGGCAGGCCAGTCGGCATGGGCTTGCTGCTGCTTGGCCCGCATTTGCGCCGCTGCGGCGTCCAACTTCAGATGGCGGTGGATATAGGTGTTCACCAGGACGGCAATGGCCACCATGGCCAGGAACAAACACACCTTGATTATGAGTACGATGCCAAAGGTGGTGTGGAACAGGGAAGCCCAGCTGGGTAACCGCAAACAGGCCAGCACTCCGCCGGTGACCGCCAGGGTGACCACCCCAGATATTCCCAAGATGCGCTCACCCCGGGGCACCCCCTTGGATAGTGATCGGGGGCCGATGAATAAATGAATATAAAAGATGGCCCCGAACCAAATAACCGCGGCCAGGATATGCAAGAAGCCCGCTCCCAAGCCTAGAGACTCGCGCCAGAATGAGGGCCTCAGGTGAGGATCAAGGCTATATCCTCGGGCCCGGAAGTCGTAGCCCTGGGGGGTTAGAGTGCTACCGCCCGCTGAGTTTTCGTGACAGAATGCGCATGATTCATTGGTCTGGGCTGAAAAATAGGGGGTTGCCTGGGCTTTGTGCGGATGGACCAAGAAGGTCAAGCAAGCCAACAGGCCAACTAGGAGCAAGGTTTCCGCCCAATGGGTTATAGGGTGACTTAACCGCATGGCCTCAAATTACATTTCTGGTTGCGGTTATGCAAGGCGAGTCGCTGAACCTAGTTCATAATGAACGTATATGCTAATCTGGTCCTGGCCCCCAACCAAATTGAAATCGGGTGGGGGTTTGGCCCCTGGACTGCACCCCCCACGTGGTCCAGGGGCTTCTCGGTCTCTTCCAAAACCGGCACGCTTCCCAGGGTAAAGGAGCACCACTTGATCAACCCCAGCGCAAATCGCAAACTGCTCATTGGGGCGGGGTGCATGGTTCTGGCCGCCTTTTTTTTCGCCCTGGTGGGGGTATTCGTCAAACTGGCCGGCCAAGAGGTCGGCGTGTGGCAGATCAGCTTCTATCGGGCCCTGGTCGGTATCTTGTTTATGCTAGGGCTCTCTGGCTGTTTTCGAGTGGCCATCCTGGGCCCTAACCTGAGGCTATTGGTCATCCGCGGACTGTTGGGCACCATCGGTTTTCTGTGCCTGGTACTGGCCATGCGCCAGATCCCCCTGACAGAAGTAATGGTGTTGTTTTTCCTCTTCCCGGCCTTTGCGGCCATCTTCTCACCCTGGTTAAACGACGAGCGGGTGGCCAGGCGGGACTGGCTACTCATTGCCCTGGCCTTTACGGGCACGGTGGTGGTGCTGTACCCCGGCGGGGATCTGCACTTGCGCCTGGGCCACTTCTGCGCGCTGATCACCAGCGTGGTGGCCGGCCTGAACATGGCCTTGGTGCGGCGCTTGGCCGGGCAGCACACTCCCTACTGCATTTACTTCTTCTTCTGCCTGGCTGCGGCCGTGGTCTCCATCTGGCCCCTGGCCCTGGGCGTGGAGCC contains:
- a CDS encoding multiheme c-type cytochrome, whose protein sequence is MLVVLAYVVLGLMLGVLLCLAWWNWGPPLANAAQPFRPEIARACVECHKKATPGIYADWMRSRHAAAKVSCLHCHQAGSDDPDLDRSHAKVFQKGDNPWSKSEYMTPISGVVSPKDCSRCHPDEAKQYSVSKHANTLQIIWTIDPWLNFGLNSGLERVNGCFHCHGTVLKQDKNGRLDPMTWPNVGVGRLNLDGSKGSCAACHTRHRFSVAEARKPDTCGQCHLGPDHPQIEIWNESKHGAIYHSEGAKWNFAAAPGTWTPGVDYRTPTCAACHMSGSGKVLTTHDVTERLSWELQAPLTIRPQDFKPWPAKSSWQEERAKMQAVCQQCHSEEWVKSHYAQMDGVIQDYNEVYLKPTKAKLDELYAKGLMPKDAFFKSPLWNEFYELWHHEGRRARMGAAMMAPDYSWWHGFYECKKRFVKFHEEADRLIKDNKKAYVAPNFPGATGNTTKPPQIFIPKK
- a CDS encoding APC family permease; the encoded protein is MNDGHRELRRSLGTFSAAMIIVANMVGTGIFTASGFILAQTASPVLFMSCWLAGGMIALAGALSYAELGARYPQAGGEYVFLRQSLGPLWGFLSGWISLVVGFSAPIAAAAVAGAGYLLRAWPQAAGWSLPLGVGGLSLSVETLAALALLLGFTLLHAASLRVGVRVQNLLTGFKLVVLTGLIAAGLGAWDGQGLWGQSLAASGSPASRMAVALVFVSFAYSGFNAAAYLGGEIKNPQRSLPRALLLGTSLVVVLYLLINLAYLSAVPLQQMAGVKEVGALTAQALLGPLGGRVFSLLVALCLLSSLGAMTLTGPRVYYAMARDGVFFQALGRVRPSSGVPANSVWLQAAIAAFLVLTASFEALLFYIGFTLSLFAALSVVGLLVLRRRLGPPDTFRVPLYPWVPLLFIGSNAWIIVFSLAGDPWRALPGGVTLAAGAVLYLVFRRRGRGERERG
- a CDS encoding DMT family transporter; amino-acid sequence: MINPSANRKLLIGAGCMVLAAFFFALVGVFVKLAGQEVGVWQISFYRALVGILFMLGLSGCFRVAILGPNLRLLVIRGLLGTIGFLCLVLAMRQIPLTEVMVLFFLFPAFAAIFSPWLNDERVARRDWLLIALAFTGTVVVLYPGGDLHLRLGHFCALITSVVAGLNMALVRRLAGQHTPYCIYFFFCLAAAVVSIWPLALGVEPLLPSGTGLLYLAAIGAVGTVGQVIMNQGFYHLPATEGGVVLMSQVIIAGAWGVLFFGEPLTWHLVLGGVLILTGGAGLSRRVKAKVLE